The nucleotide window ATTCGTATTCATGCCCATATCTCCCCTTGGTTCCTGAATTTGAAAATGCAGCGGGCAGGCTTATGCCTGTCCTCTGCACTTCCTTGTCATTCTATATTTACTTTACAGTTAGATTACTGAGAATTCAATACGATTCGGTGTGTATCGCGTGCAATGACCAATTCTTCGTTTGTTGGCACAACGAGAACTTCCACTTTGGAATTCGCTGTTGTGATCCGGCGTGGTTCGCCAGAACGAATGGCATTCAGCGCTTCATCCAGTTCAACACCCAGATAAGTAAGCTGCTCACATACTTTTTGGCGAAGAACAACGGAGTTCTCACCTACACCAGCCGTGAATACGATCACGTCTACACCGTTCATTGCAGCTGCATATGAACCGATGTATTTACGCAGACGATATTCGTACATTTCAAAAGCAAGCGTGGAGTTGGCATCGCCATTCTCCATACCTTCCGTAATCTCACGCATGTCACTGCTGATTCCGGAGATTGCAAGCAATCCACTGTGTTTGTTCAACATGGAGTTCACTTCGCTTACGCTCAGTTCTTCCTTGTTCATTACATAAGGTACGATGGCTGGGTCAAGGTCACCAGAACGCGTTCCCATCATCAGACCTTCAAGCGGAGTCATACCCATCGAAGTATCAACGGATACGCCACCTTTAACTGCTGTTACACTACCACCGTTACCCACGTGACAAGTGATGATTTTCAGATCTTCTACTGGACGATCCAAATACTCAGCAGCTGCTTTGCTTACGAAATCATGGGAAGTACCGTGTGCGCCGTAGCGACGTACTTTATATTTTTTGTAAAGTACACGCGGAATAGCGTACAGATATGCTTTTTCCGGCATCGTTTGATGGAAAGCCGTATCGAAGACCATAACCTGAGGCACACCTGGCATATTTGACTCTGCCGCGCGGATACCCATCATGGCTGCCGGGTTATGAAGTGGAGCCAGATCGAACAGACGGCGAATTTCAGCTTTGGCAGCATCATCTACCAATGCAGATTCCTTAAATGCTTCACCACCGTGAACAACACGGTGTCCAACAGCTTGAATTTCACTTACGGAACCTAACACACCGTTTTCTTTGTCAGTCAAAATATCGATGACTTTACGGATCGCTGTTGTATGTTCCAGAATTTCGCTAACTTCTGTAACATCCTCACGGCCTGTCGGTTTGTGCGTCAGAATGGAAGAATCCATTCCGATCCGCTCTACCAGACCTTTAGCCAGTACAGATTCGTCAGTCATATTATACAGTTGATATTTGAGCGAGGAACTCCCCGCATTAATTACGAGTACTTTCACAGTCGGTCACCATCCTTGTCGTACTTGAAGAATCCTTCGCCTGATTTAACACCCAGGTGTCCTGCACGCACCATTTTCTTCAGGACTGTGGAAGGACGATATTTCAATTCTCCGAATTCACGGAACATTCTTTCGAGTGCAGCTTCAACAGAATCCAATCCGAAACGGTCAGCCATTTCGAGTGGTCCATGTTGGAAGTTGTATCCGATACGCATTGCATCATCGATATCTTCAGCAGATGCAACACCTTCTTGTAATACATGCAATGCTTCGTTAATCAGCAGGCAGATCAGACGGGAAGTTACGAATCCAGGGGATTCATAGATCATAACCCCTTTTTTGTCCGCTACTTCTTCTACAAAACGTCTGGTCTC belongs to Paenibacillus sp. FSL H8-0079 and includes:
- a CDS encoding acetate kinase, whose product is MKVLVINAGSSSLKYQLYNMTDESVLAKGLVERIGMDSSILTHKPTGREDVTEVSEILEHTTAIRKVIDILTDKENGVLGSVSEIQAVGHRVVHGGEAFKESALVDDAAKAEIRRLFDLAPLHNPAAMMGIRAAESNMPGVPQVMVFDTAFHQTMPEKAYLYAIPRVLYKKYKVRRYGAHGTSHDFVSKAAAEYLDRPVEDLKIITCHVGNGGSVTAVKGGVSVDTSMGMTPLEGLMMGTRSGDLDPAIVPYVMNKEELSVSEVNSMLNKHSGLLAISGISSDMREITEGMENGDANSTLAFEMYEYRLRKYIGSYAAAMNGVDVIVFTAGVGENSVVLRQKVCEQLTYLGVELDEALNAIRSGEPRRITTANSKVEVLVVPTNEELVIARDTHRIVLNSQ